A stretch of Bradyrhizobium diazoefficiens DNA encodes these proteins:
- a CDS encoding DUF1801 domain-containing protein, producing MKKAVTAKTSAAKDTIGGSPSKLIDGRIKELGDWRGETLGRIRGLIKEADPDVVEEWKWRGVPVWEHDGIICTGETYKAVVKMTFARGAALEDPAGLFNSSLDGNVRRAIDFHEGGEIKEKALKALIRAAVELNTSKAKKPAKKQSA from the coding sequence ATGAAGAAGGCCGTGACGGCGAAGACAAGCGCTGCAAAAGACACCATTGGAGGCTCCCCCTCCAAGCTGATCGACGGCCGGATCAAGGAGCTCGGCGACTGGCGCGGCGAGACGCTTGGGCGGATCCGCGGCCTGATCAAGGAGGCCGATCCTGATGTGGTCGAGGAATGGAAGTGGCGCGGCGTTCCCGTGTGGGAGCACGACGGCATCATCTGCACCGGCGAGACCTACAAGGCCGTCGTGAAGATGACGTTTGCCAGAGGCGCGGCGCTCGAGGATCCGGCCGGCCTGTTCAACTCCAGCCTCGACGGCAATGTGCGACGCGCCATCGATTTTCACGAGGGCGGGGAGATCAAGGAGAAGGCATTGAAGGCGCTGATCCGCGCGGCGGTGGAGCTGAATACGTCCAAGGCGAAGAAGCCTGCCAAGAAGCAATCGGCTTAG
- a CDS encoding STM3941 family protein, translating into MSESQNLPNLAIGYSRARLLMFFGGSLLLTLLCAALAFTWQEGTNVTTFQVAACYIGAVFFGLATCRMLWRLLSAREPVVFISRVGIRDTRLADETIAWSAVRKIMLWKQRAQKFVVLKVDPLVASDSPEDF; encoded by the coding sequence ATGTCCGAAAGTCAGAACCTGCCCAATCTTGCGATCGGCTATTCCCGGGCCCGGTTGCTGATGTTTTTCGGCGGCAGCCTGCTGCTGACGCTGCTCTGCGCCGCACTCGCATTCACCTGGCAGGAAGGCACGAACGTCACCACGTTCCAGGTCGCCGCCTGCTATATCGGCGCGGTGTTTTTCGGCCTTGCCACCTGCAGGATGCTCTGGAGATTGCTCTCAGCCAGAGAGCCGGTGGTCTTCATCAGCCGTGTCGGCATTCGCGACACCAGGCTCGCCGACGAGACCATCGCCTGGAGCGCCGTGCGAAAGATCATGCTCTGGAAACAGCGCGCGCAGAAATTCGTGGTGCTCAAGGTCGATCCCCTTGTCGCGAGCGATTCTCCGGAGGACTTCTGA
- a CDS encoding STM3941 family protein — MAMLGESMHARLDGAAITDDRQPSASAVCIDASHDLEIGPCVMRLRLLVAAGFAMTLLSASLAFKSSLAFKSGLAFDWWGDIGAYDTTMGYLGVALFGPLTCWLIWMLPTERGPVVILTPYGIRDLRIGNEFLPWDSIADVSAEEGPGHKVIVLTPTPALQRQLSCIRADAQNDRIVIRSEGLATDFDTLLSACRDCHAASNQAAALQQEDERGTQGIALQAS; from the coding sequence ATGGCCATGCTGGGGGAAAGCATGCACGCACGTCTTGATGGTGCTGCCATCACTGATGACAGGCAACCGAGCGCGTCGGCCGTCTGCATCGATGCATCCCATGATCTCGAAATCGGTCCATGCGTCATGCGTCTGCGGCTGCTGGTCGCGGCGGGCTTCGCGATGACGCTGCTCAGCGCTAGCCTTGCTTTCAAGTCAAGCCTTGCCTTCAAGTCGGGCCTTGCTTTCGACTGGTGGGGCGACATCGGCGCCTACGATACGACGATGGGCTATCTCGGCGTGGCGCTGTTCGGCCCTCTCACCTGCTGGCTGATCTGGATGCTTCCGACAGAGCGCGGGCCGGTCGTGATCCTCACCCCCTACGGCATCCGCGATCTGCGGATCGGCAATGAATTTCTGCCGTGGGACTCCATTGCGGATGTTTCGGCCGAGGAAGGCCCGGGACACAAGGTGATCGTGCTGACGCCGACACCCGCCCTGCAGCGACAGCTCTCCTGTATCCGGGCCGACGCGCAGAACGATCGGATTGTTATCCGTTCGGAGGGTTTGGCGACCGATTTTGACACACTGCTGAGTGCCTGCCGCGACTGTCATGCTGCAAGCAACCAAGCCGCTGCATTGCAGCAGGAAGATGAACGCGGCACGCAAGGCATCGCCCTGCAAGCGTCATAA
- a CDS encoding YeaH/YhbH family protein, with translation MHIIDRRLNPGGKSLENRQRFLRRAKSLVQGAVKKTSQERDIKDVLEGGEVTIPLDGMHEPRFRREGGTRDMVLPGNKKFIEGDYLQRSGQGSAKDSGPGEGDSEDAFRFVLSRDEFVDLFLDDLELPDLAKRKIAQTESEGIQRAGYTTSGSPSNISVSRTVRLALARRIALKRPRKDEIEELEAAIAACTDEDERLVLLAQLEKLKAKSKRIPFIDPLDIRYRRFQTVPKPVAQAVMFCLMDVSGSMSEHMKDLAKRFYMLLYVFLKRRYKHVEIVFIRHTDRAEEVDEQTFFYGPASGGTLVSSALQAMHEIVRERFSPADWNIYAAQASDGDNSYSDGELTGLLLTEKILPVCQFFAYLEVGEAGGSAFDLSDSSLWTLYERLRNSGAPLSMRKVSERSEIFPVFHDLFQRRDTTQEKAAP, from the coding sequence ATTCACATTATTGACAGGCGCCTGAATCCAGGCGGCAAGAGTCTTGAGAACCGCCAGCGGTTCTTGCGTCGGGCCAAATCCCTGGTGCAGGGCGCCGTCAAGAAGACCTCGCAGGAACGCGACATCAAGGACGTCCTGGAGGGTGGTGAGGTCACGATCCCGCTCGACGGTATGCACGAGCCGCGGTTTCGCCGTGAAGGCGGAACACGCGACATGGTGCTGCCCGGCAACAAGAAGTTCATCGAGGGCGACTATCTCCAGCGCTCCGGCCAGGGCAGCGCCAAGGATTCCGGTCCGGGCGAGGGCGACAGCGAAGACGCGTTCCGCTTCGTGCTCAGTCGCGATGAATTCGTCGATCTCTTCCTCGACGATCTCGAACTGCCCGATCTCGCCAAGCGCAAGATCGCCCAGACCGAGAGCGAAGGCATTCAGCGCGCCGGCTACACCACGTCGGGCTCGCCATCCAACATCTCGGTGAGCCGGACGGTCCGGCTGGCGCTGGCGCGCCGGATCGCGCTCAAGCGTCCGCGCAAGGACGAGATCGAAGAGCTGGAAGCCGCAATCGCCGCATGCACGGACGAGGACGAACGCTTGGTGCTTCTCGCCCAGCTCGAAAAGCTGAAGGCGAAGTCCAAGCGCATCCCCTTCATCGATCCGCTCGACATCCGCTACCGCCGCTTCCAGACGGTGCCGAAGCCGGTGGCGCAGGCCGTGATGTTCTGCCTGATGGACGTCTCCGGTTCGATGTCCGAGCACATGAAGGATCTGGCAAAACGCTTCTACATGTTGCTCTACGTGTTCCTGAAGCGGCGGTACAAGCATGTCGAAATCGTGTTCATCCGCCATACCGACCGCGCCGAGGAGGTGGACGAACAGACCTTCTTCTACGGCCCGGCCTCCGGCGGCACGCTGGTCTCCAGCGCGCTGCAGGCGATGCACGAGATCGTGCGCGAGCGCTTCAGCCCGGCGGACTGGAACATCTATGCCGCTCAGGCCTCCGACGGCGACAATTCCTATTCCGACGGCGAGCTTACCGGCCTGCTGCTGACCGAAAAGATTTTGCCGGTCTGCCAGTTCTTTGCCTATCTCGAGGTTGGGGAGGCAGGCGGCAGCGCCTTCGATCTCTCCGATTCCTCGCTCTGGACCCTCTACGAGCGCCTGCGCAACAGCGGCGCACCGCTCTCGATGCGCAAGGTCAGCGAACGCAGCGAGATCTTTCCGGTGTTCCACGATCTGTTCCAGCGCCGCGACACCACCCAGGAGAAAGCCGCTCCATGA
- a CDS encoding helix-turn-helix transcriptional regulator translates to MSTTSDLLFRTLADPTRRAIFERLCREGEQTVGALTARSGVSQPAVSKHLGALKQAGLVSDRHEGRQTHYRAQPGALNPLIDWTSQMAGFWQNRLDALDDLLKRMDQ, encoded by the coding sequence ATGTCTACCACCTCCGATCTCCTGTTTCGGACGCTCGCCGACCCAACGCGGCGGGCGATCTTCGAGCGGCTGTGCCGCGAGGGCGAGCAGACGGTCGGGGCACTGACGGCGCGGTCGGGCGTTTCCCAGCCGGCGGTCTCGAAACATCTCGGCGCGCTGAAGCAGGCGGGCCTGGTCAGCGACCGCCACGAGGGACGCCAGACCCATTACAGGGCGCAACCCGGTGCGCTCAATCCGCTGATCGACTGGACCAGCCAGATGGCCGGCTTCTGGCAGAACCGGCTCGATGCGCTCGACGATCTCCTGAAGAGGATGGACCAATGA
- a CDS encoding DsrE family protein → MNRRNILWSAISALGAAFAASRANAAAEAAPSSKLKVVYHLSDADKVNFVLGNIQNHIDGVGGPDHVTLALVIHGSALKAFHAAQANPEISKRVSDFSKDGVELAACGNTMKAQNITLTDLLPGFVSAEKGGVVRLAELQSQGYRP, encoded by the coding sequence ATGAATCGCCGGAACATCTTGTGGAGCGCTATCTCGGCGCTGGGCGCAGCGTTTGCTGCCTCGCGCGCCAACGCCGCGGCCGAAGCCGCGCCATCGAGCAAGCTGAAGGTCGTCTATCACCTCAGCGACGCCGACAAAGTCAATTTCGTGCTCGGCAACATCCAGAACCACATCGACGGCGTCGGCGGTCCCGACCATGTCACGCTTGCGCTGGTGATCCACGGCTCTGCGCTGAAGGCGTTTCACGCGGCGCAAGCCAACCCTGAGATCAGCAAGCGCGTCAGTGATTTCTCCAAGGACGGTGTCGAGCTCGCCGCCTGCGGCAACACGATGAAGGCGCAGAACATCACGCTGACGGATCTGCTGCCGGGGTTCGTCAGCGCGGAGAAAGGCGGCGTGGTTCGTTTGGCGGAGCTTCAATCGCAGGGATATCGGCCGTAG
- a CDS encoding SpoVR family protein: MTERLFEGADWDFHTLQRITDACEEVALKDLGLDVYPNQIEVITAEQMLDAYSSVGMPLFYKHWSFGKHFAYHEASYRKGLMGLAYEIVINSSPCISYLMEENTATMQTLVIAHAAFGHNHFFKNNYLFKQWTDADGILDYLDFAKKYVVQCEERYGRTEVERTLDAAHALMSHGIDRYPGKKKLDLREEEKRAGRRRQHEEEVFNDLWRTVPKGASKTRSAISLERRRKLLGLPQENLLYFLEKSAPRLAPWQRELLRIVRHIAQYFYPQSQTKVMNEGTATYVHYRIMTKLHQQGRISDGNFLEFLGSHTNVVFQPEFDDQRFSGFNPYALGFAMMQDIERIVTNPEDEDREWFPDIAGKNDVMGVLRDVWANYRDESFIAQFLSPKLMRHFRMFHLHDDPEERAGIRVDAIHDERGFRRVRRELARQHDVGYIDANIEVVDVDLSGDRRLILHHRVIKGSQLNETDAKRVLQHLADLWTYDVALIEVDANDKVLREYVVSPRPITAAA, translated from the coding sequence ATGACGGAACGCTTGTTCGAAGGCGCCGATTGGGATTTCCACACCTTGCAGCGCATCACCGATGCCTGCGAGGAAGTGGCGCTGAAGGATCTCGGGCTCGACGTCTATCCGAATCAGATCGAGGTCATTACCGCCGAGCAGATGCTGGATGCCTATTCGTCCGTCGGCATGCCGCTGTTCTACAAGCACTGGTCGTTCGGCAAGCACTTCGCGTATCACGAGGCATCCTACCGCAAGGGCCTGATGGGGCTCGCCTATGAGATCGTGATCAACTCCTCGCCGTGCATCTCGTACCTCATGGAGGAGAACACGGCGACGATGCAGACGCTGGTGATCGCGCACGCCGCCTTCGGCCACAACCATTTCTTCAAGAACAATTATCTATTCAAGCAGTGGACCGATGCGGACGGCATTCTGGACTACCTGGATTTCGCCAAGAAGTACGTCGTGCAATGCGAGGAGCGCTACGGCCGCACCGAGGTCGAGCGCACGCTGGATGCTGCGCATGCGCTGATGTCGCACGGCATCGACCGCTATCCCGGCAAGAAGAAGCTGGATCTGCGCGAGGAAGAGAAGCGGGCAGGGCGCCGCCGCCAGCATGAAGAGGAAGTCTTCAACGATCTCTGGCGCACCGTGCCCAAGGGCGCGTCGAAGACCCGCTCCGCGATCTCCCTCGAACGGCGCCGCAAGCTGCTCGGCCTGCCGCAGGAAAACCTGCTCTACTTCCTGGAGAAGAGCGCACCAAGACTGGCGCCCTGGCAGCGCGAGCTCTTGCGCATCGTCCGCCACATCGCGCAATATTTCTATCCGCAGAGCCAGACCAAGGTGATGAACGAGGGGACGGCGACCTACGTCCACTATCGCATCATGACCAAGCTGCACCAGCAGGGGCGCATCAGCGACGGCAATTTCCTCGAATTCCTGGGCTCGCACACCAACGTGGTGTTCCAGCCCGAATTCGACGACCAGCGTTTCTCGGGCTTCAATCCCTATGCGCTCGGCTTCGCCATGATGCAGGACATCGAGCGCATCGTCACCAATCCGGAAGACGAGGACCGCGAGTGGTTTCCGGATATCGCCGGCAAGAACGACGTGATGGGCGTGCTGCGAGACGTCTGGGCGAACTACCGCGATGAAAGTTTCATCGCCCAGTTCCTGAGCCCGAAATTGATGCGGCACTTCCGCATGTTCCATCTGCACGACGATCCCGAGGAGCGCGCCGGCATCCGTGTCGATGCCATCCACGACGAGCGCGGCTTCCGTCGCGTGCGGCGCGAACTGGCGCGGCAGCACGATGTCGGCTACATCGACGCCAATATCGAGGTGGTCGATGTCGACCTCTCCGGCGACCGCCGGCTGATCCTGCATCACCGCGTCATCAAGGGTTCGCAGCTCAACGAGACCGATGCCAAGCGCGTGCTCCAGCATCTGGCCGATCTATGGACTTATGACGTCGCGCTGATCGAGGTCGACGCCAACGACAAGGTCTTGCGCGAATACGTCGTCAGCCCGCGTCCGATCACGGCGGCGGCGTAA
- a CDS encoding PrkA family serine protein kinase, which translates to MYNDSLFNAFARSFEARSQHDMSMAEYLESCRSDPMKYANAAERLLAAIGEPQTIDTAKDPRLGRIFLNRTIRTYPAFAGFYGMEETIERIVGFFRHAAQGLEERKQILYLLGPVGGGKSSLAERLKSLMEVQPIYVLKAGDELSPVFESPLSLFDPDHLGPMLEEKYGIPRRRLTGLMSPWCYKRLEAFGGDISQFRVAKIQPSRLRQIAVSKTEPGDENNQDISSLVGKVDIRKLETYAQNDPDAYSYSGGLNRANQGILEFVEMFKAPIKMLHPLLTATQEGNYIGTENIGAIPFTGVILAHSNEAEWASFKANKNNEAFIDRICVIKVPYCLRITEEQKIYEKLIQGSELAAAPCAPSTLETLARFSVMSRLRKHENSTIFAKMRVYDGESLKESDPKARSVQEYRDAAGVDEGMDGVSTRFAFKIMAATFNHDPQEIAADAVHLMYALEQSIKREQLPEEVEKRYLEFIKADLAPRYAEFIGNEIQKAYLESYSDYGQNLFDRYVDYADAWIEDQDFKDPDTGQLLDRELLNQELTKIEKPAGIANPKDFRNEVVKFSLRSRAQNGGKNPTWTSYEKIRDVIEKRIFSQVEDLLPVISFGSKKDGETEKKHGEFVARMVERGYTERQVRRLVEWYMRVKQAG; encoded by the coding sequence ATGTACAACGATTCTCTATTCAACGCTTTCGCTCGGTCGTTCGAGGCGAGAAGCCAGCACGACATGTCGATGGCGGAATATCTGGAATCGTGTCGAAGCGATCCCATGAAATACGCGAATGCGGCCGAACGATTACTGGCGGCGATCGGTGAGCCCCAGACGATCGACACGGCCAAGGACCCACGCCTTGGCCGTATTTTTTTGAATCGCACGATCCGGACTTATCCGGCCTTTGCCGGCTTCTACGGCATGGAAGAAACCATCGAGCGCATCGTCGGGTTCTTCCGCCACGCCGCGCAGGGCCTGGAGGAGCGCAAGCAGATCCTCTATCTGCTCGGGCCCGTCGGCGGCGGCAAATCCTCGCTCGCCGAGCGGCTGAAGTCGCTGATGGAAGTGCAGCCGATCTACGTGCTCAAAGCCGGCGACGAACTCTCGCCCGTGTTCGAGAGCCCGCTCAGCCTGTTCGATCCCGATCATCTCGGGCCGATGCTGGAAGAGAAGTACGGCATTCCGCGCCGGCGCCTCACCGGCCTGATGAGCCCGTGGTGCTACAAGCGACTCGAGGCTTTCGGCGGCGACATCTCGCAATTCCGCGTCGCCAAGATCCAGCCGTCGCGGCTGCGCCAGATCGCTGTCTCCAAGACCGAGCCGGGTGACGAGAACAACCAGGACATCTCGTCGCTGGTCGGCAAGGTCGATATCCGCAAGCTCGAGACCTACGCGCAGAACGATCCCGACGCCTACAGCTATTCGGGCGGCCTCAACCGCGCCAACCAGGGCATCCTTGAATTCGTCGAGATGTTCAAGGCGCCGATCAAGATGCTGCACCCGCTGCTGACCGCAACGCAGGAAGGCAACTACATCGGCACCGAGAATATCGGCGCGATCCCGTTCACCGGCGTCATCCTCGCGCACTCCAACGAGGCGGAGTGGGCGAGCTTCAAGGCCAACAAGAACAACGAGGCCTTCATCGATCGCATCTGCGTGATCAAGGTGCCCTACTGTCTGCGGATCACCGAAGAGCAGAAGATCTACGAGAAGCTGATCCAGGGCTCCGAGCTCGCGGCCGCTCCCTGCGCACCCTCGACCTTGGAGACCCTGGCGCGGTTCTCGGTGATGTCGCGCCTGCGCAAGCACGAGAACTCCACTATCTTCGCCAAGATGCGGGTTTACGACGGCGAGAGCCTGAAGGAATCCGATCCAAAGGCGCGCAGCGTCCAGGAATATCGCGATGCCGCCGGCGTCGACGAGGGCATGGACGGCGTCTCCACTCGCTTTGCCTTCAAGATCATGGCCGCGACCTTCAACCACGACCCGCAGGAGATCGCCGCCGACGCCGTGCACCTGATGTACGCGCTGGAGCAGTCGATCAAGCGCGAGCAGCTGCCCGAGGAAGTCGAGAAGCGCTATCTCGAATTCATCAAGGCCGACCTGGCACCGCGCTATGCCGAATTCATCGGCAACGAGATCCAGAAGGCCTATCTGGAATCCTACTCGGATTACGGCCAGAATCTGTTCGACCGCTACGTTGACTATGCCGATGCATGGATCGAGGACCAGGACTTCAAGGATCCCGACACCGGCCAGCTGCTTGATCGCGAACTCTTGAACCAGGAATTGACAAAAATCGAGAAGCCGGCGGGCATCGCCAACCCCAAGGACTTCCGCAACGAGGTGGTCAAATTCTCGTTACGGTCTCGGGCCCAGAACGGTGGCAAGAATCCGACCTGGACTTCCTACGAGAAGATTCGCGATGTGATCGAAAAGCGGATATTCTCTCAGGTCGAGGACCTGCTTCCGGTCATCTCGTTCGGGTCGAAGAAGGACGGCGAGACGGAGAAGAAGCACGGCGAGTTCGTCGCACGCATGGTGGAGCGCGGCTACACTGAGCGTCAGGTTCGCCGACTGGTCGAATGGTACATGCGCGTGAAGCAAGCCGGTTGA
- a CDS encoding SRPBCC domain-containing protein, translating into MTEAATETRSVMIEREFAFPAERLWRALTQPHLIEEWLMKNDFKPEVGHRFNLRGEWGGVLDCEVLAIEPQRVLAYTWNFTHEDAAYDLKSVVTFTLTPQGTATHLRVEQAGFRPSQKQAYGGAHAGWKQFLTKLDELLARAE; encoded by the coding sequence ATGACTGAAGCTGCGACTGAGACCCGATCCGTGATGATCGAGCGCGAATTTGCCTTTCCGGCGGAGCGGCTGTGGCGTGCGCTGACGCAGCCGCATCTGATCGAGGAATGGCTGATGAAGAACGACTTCAAGCCCGAGGTCGGCCATCGCTTCAATCTTCGCGGCGAGTGGGGCGGCGTGCTCGATTGCGAGGTGCTCGCCATCGAGCCGCAGCGCGTCCTCGCCTACACTTGGAATTTCACGCATGAGGACGCGGCCTACGACCTCAAGAGCGTGGTGACGTTCACGCTCACCCCGCAAGGAACGGCCACGCATCTGCGCGTCGAGCAGGCGGGCTTCCGTCCAAGCCAGAAGCAGGCCTATGGCGGCGCGCATGCCGGCTGGAAACAGTTTCTCACCAAGCTGGACGAGCTGCTGGCGCGAGCCGAGTAG